The Nitrospira sp. KM1 genome includes a window with the following:
- a CDS encoding SxtJ family membrane protein, with protein MIQQPETKQLRDFGLMVGGIFLFIGIWPLIWRGDDVRLWAIIVGGSLVPLGLVMPSLLAPVFKGWMAIGHVLGWINTRIILGVLYYGMVVPMGLVMSAMGRDPMRRSWDSTVHTYRVIREPRAPSHMKNMF; from the coding sequence ATGATTCAGCAACCTGAAACGAAACAGCTCAGAGATTTCGGCCTGATGGTCGGCGGAATTTTTCTCTTCATCGGGATCTGGCCGCTGATATGGCGCGGCGACGACGTTCGCCTGTGGGCGATCATCGTTGGAGGATCATTGGTTCCGCTTGGTCTCGTCATGCCTTCCCTCCTTGCTCCGGTATTTAAGGGTTGGATGGCTATAGGGCATGTGTTGGGTTGGATCAATACCCGTATCATTCTCGGAGTGCTGTATTACGGGATGGTTGTGCCGATGGGGTTGGTGATGAGCGCCATGGGGCGTGATCCGATGCGCAGATCGTGGGATTCGACGGTGCATACGTATCGCGTCATACGTGAGCCCCGGGCCCCGTCACATATGAAGAACATGTTTTGA
- a CDS encoding glycosyltransferase family 2 protein → MMIEIVFWISVAFVLYAYAGYPLVLALLGLFHRKVVKKEPIQPSVAFVITAFNEEKRIQSKLLNTLEQDYPKDRMDIVVASDCSVDKTDEIVQAFASSGVRLVRLPLKGGKEAAQKFAVESTESEVLIFSDVATTLRPNAVATIVTNFADPSVGCVSSVDRFVDKDGRVSGEGAYVAYEMLLRRLESSVNSLVGLSGSFFAARREVCRNWAPDLQSDFNTLLNSVRGGLRGVSDSESIGYYTNLADERKEYERKVRTVVRGISVFMRSLTLLNPLKYNVFAWQLLSHKLCRWVVPFALIIAFICNAVLAVHHGLYSSLFALQLAFYGIAILYIWSQKLPKIAMFRLPSFFVMVNVSILDAWVRYLRGDRILYWDPSKR, encoded by the coding sequence ATGATGATCGAAATTGTATTCTGGATCTCCGTGGCATTCGTACTCTACGCCTATGCCGGGTACCCACTGGTACTGGCGTTGCTGGGCTTATTTCATCGGAAGGTCGTCAAGAAGGAGCCGATTCAGCCGTCGGTAGCATTTGTCATCACGGCGTTCAACGAGGAGAAGCGGATTCAGAGCAAGCTTTTAAATACTCTTGAGCAGGATTATCCCAAGGATCGGATGGATATTGTCGTGGCATCCGACTGCTCAGTCGACAAAACCGACGAGATCGTGCAGGCGTTCGCTTCATCGGGAGTGCGGCTGGTTAGACTTCCCCTGAAAGGAGGAAAGGAGGCCGCGCAAAAGTTCGCGGTAGAGTCGACCGAGAGCGAGGTACTTATTTTTTCAGACGTGGCGACCACCCTTCGTCCGAATGCTGTCGCCACGATCGTGACAAATTTCGCCGACCCCTCAGTGGGTTGTGTCAGCAGCGTCGACCGATTTGTGGACAAGGACGGTCGTGTCAGCGGAGAAGGAGCGTATGTCGCTTACGAGATGCTTTTGCGCCGGCTTGAATCGTCGGTCAATAGTCTCGTTGGCTTGAGCGGATCGTTTTTTGCCGCTCGAAGAGAGGTATGCCGGAATTGGGCTCCCGACCTGCAGAGTGACTTCAATACCCTACTGAACAGTGTGAGGGGAGGCTTAAGAGGGGTATCGGATTCGGAGAGCATCGGATACTATACGAATCTTGCCGATGAGCGAAAGGAGTATGAGCGGAAGGTACGGACGGTCGTAAGAGGGATTTCTGTTTTTATGCGAAGCCTGACGCTCTTAAACCCTTTGAAGTACAACGTATTTGCCTGGCAACTCTTGAGTCATAAACTCTGTCGATGGGTCGTTCCATTCGCATTAATCATTGCGTTCATCTGCAATGCCGTCTTAGCCGTGCATCACGGATTATACAGTTCGCTATTCGCTCTTCAACTGGCATTTTATGGAATAGCCATTCTATACATATGGTCTCAGAAGTTACCAAAAATTGCGATGTTCCGCCTGCCGTCGTTTTTCGTGATGGTCAATGTGTCTATTCTGGACGCCTGGGTGCGGTATCTTCGCGGCGACCGCATCCTATACTGGGATCCATCAAAACGCTGA
- a CDS encoding DegT/DnrJ/EryC1/StrS family aminotransferase, which produces MKMQRMLPPTAAQVPPIALWQGICRLFDGKHVVERFQSEIVSEFGARRSYLLSSGKAALTVILSALARTSTRRKVVIPAYTCFSVPSAIVKAGLEVSLCDINPATLDFDHTLLEQTIDDQTLCVLPTHLFGMPAAVDTVMSICKPRGIAVVEDAAQSMGARSNGKWSGSVGDVGFFSLGRGKNLSCGHGAVILANSPDAATILDGEYGKLAEESWFDAARSIMELAGTNVFIRPPLYWLPAGLPFLGLGETRFYTDFSVRRMTDVLASTLVGWRQRLERLTQARREQAVGLIRQIRDTAPEVTVLSAEDAAYLRLPILVRDRRVKERLIAQSSERGLGISGCYPAAIHQIPQLQGLIGNGRYPGADEVVNRLVTLPTHGFVRPGDQIRICELLRGLHAHEPIGVGMEMSSPSPIYQTSRGPRT; this is translated from the coding sequence ATGAAGATGCAACGTATGCTTCCGCCGACCGCGGCTCAAGTGCCGCCAATAGCGTTATGGCAAGGCATTTGCCGGCTGTTTGATGGAAAGCATGTTGTAGAACGGTTTCAGTCCGAGATCGTGTCAGAGTTCGGAGCTCGCCGGTCCTATTTGCTGTCCTCGGGCAAGGCTGCGCTGACAGTTATTCTGTCCGCCCTTGCAAGAACTTCAACAAGACGAAAAGTCGTCATTCCTGCATATACATGCTTTTCCGTGCCCTCCGCCATCGTCAAGGCGGGTCTCGAAGTTTCTCTTTGTGATATCAATCCGGCGACTTTGGATTTTGATCATACTCTCCTTGAGCAAACCATCGATGATCAAACGCTCTGCGTGCTGCCAACTCATCTCTTCGGCATGCCCGCAGCTGTTGATACAGTTATGAGCATATGTAAACCCAGAGGAATTGCTGTCGTTGAAGATGCGGCTCAGTCCATGGGGGCGCGATCCAACGGAAAGTGGTCCGGTTCAGTCGGAGATGTGGGGTTTTTCAGCCTGGGACGGGGGAAAAACCTCTCGTGTGGACATGGAGCGGTTATTTTGGCGAACTCGCCGGATGCCGCAACGATCTTGGATGGGGAATATGGAAAATTGGCGGAAGAATCCTGGTTCGATGCCGCGCGCAGCATAATGGAACTTGCCGGCACCAATGTATTTATTCGGCCGCCATTATATTGGCTTCCGGCAGGATTGCCATTTCTAGGCCTGGGAGAGACGCGATTCTACACAGACTTTTCTGTTCGTCGAATGACGGATGTGCTTGCATCAACGCTTGTAGGATGGAGGCAACGTTTGGAGAGGCTGACTCAGGCGAGACGAGAGCAGGCTGTAGGATTGATCCGCCAAATCCGGGACACCGCACCGGAAGTGACGGTGCTTTCGGCTGAGGATGCTGCTTATCTCCGATTGCCCATCCTCGTTCGCGACCGAAGGGTCAAGGAACGTCTGATAGCTCAGTCGAGTGAGCGCGGACTCGGGATCAGTGGTTGCTATCCTGCGGCGATTCATCAAATTCCTCAACTCCAAGGGTTGATAGGAAATGGTCGGTATCCTGGGGCCGATGAGGTCGTGAACCGACTTGTCACACTTCCGACGCACGGATTCGTTCGTCCTGGCGATCAAATACGAATTTGCGAGCTTCTTCGCGGCCTCCATGCACATGAACCTATCGGGGTCGGGATGGAGATGTCATCACCGTCGCCGATTTATCAAACGAGCCGTGGGCCGCGTACCTGA
- a CDS encoding FemAB family XrtA/PEP-CTERM system-associated protein has protein sequence MNWRVEELECDQRANALWDQYVTASPTVTGYHLTAWRKVIEEVFGHQTLYLAAKDDGGNIRGILPSVLSTSRMFGKFLTSMPFLNYGGIDVTDGEAILPLADALSRAADRLNVRHAELRQSSALPVAWPCKKHKVSMRLSLPESPDALMSGFPSKLRSQIRRPSKEGMVAQVGGIEFLDDFYGVFSRNMRDLGTPVYGKAFFRKILETFPKEAAVATVTLKGTTTAAGFVYRFRNMMEIPWASSDQRYDRLSPNMLLYSTVLEYACRQGCRVFDFGRSTVDSGTYRFKQQWGAKPTPLYWYYWLNGCHEMPELNPDNPRYRMAISLWRRLPLPVANVIGPRIVKYLP, from the coding sequence GTGAATTGGCGGGTCGAAGAACTCGAGTGCGATCAAAGAGCCAATGCATTATGGGATCAATATGTCACGGCGTCGCCCACCGTCACAGGCTATCACCTTACAGCCTGGCGGAAGGTCATTGAAGAGGTTTTCGGACATCAAACGCTTTATCTTGCTGCCAAGGATGACGGTGGGAATATCCGGGGGATATTGCCCTCGGTCCTATCGACCAGCCGCATGTTTGGAAAGTTTCTGACGTCCATGCCGTTCCTGAACTATGGCGGCATCGATGTAACCGATGGTGAAGCGATCCTGCCGCTGGCAGACGCTCTTTCCCGCGCGGCGGACCGGTTGAATGTCAGGCATGCAGAGTTACGCCAGTCGTCCGCCCTGCCGGTCGCCTGGCCGTGTAAAAAGCATAAGGTCTCGATGCGCCTTTCGCTTCCCGAAAGTCCTGATGCCTTGATGTCGGGGTTTCCATCCAAGCTCCGGAGTCAGATTCGTCGCCCCTCAAAGGAGGGAATGGTAGCTCAAGTCGGGGGAATCGAATTCCTCGACGACTTTTACGGCGTATTTTCCAGAAATATGCGAGACTTGGGAACACCGGTGTACGGAAAGGCGTTCTTTAGGAAGATCCTTGAAACATTTCCAAAAGAAGCAGCCGTTGCCACAGTTACGTTGAAAGGCACGACAACCGCGGCAGGCTTCGTATATAGATTCCGTAACATGATGGAAATTCCTTGGGCGTCCTCCGACCAACGGTACGATCGGTTGTCCCCGAATATGTTGCTCTATAGCACGGTTCTCGAATATGCATGCCGACAGGGGTGTAGGGTGTTTGATTTCGGGCGGTCGACAGTAGATAGCGGGACGTATCGTTTCAAGCAGCAGTGGGGCGCTAAGCCGACTCCGTTATATTGGTACTATTGGCTGAACGGTTGCCATGAAATGCCGGAGTTGAATCCGGACAATCCGCGCTATCGGATGGCGATATCGTTGTGGCGCCGACTGCCTCTCCCTGTCGCCAATGTTATTGGCCCGCGTATTGTGAAATACCTGCCATGA